The Coregonus clupeaformis isolate EN_2021a chromosome 6, ASM2061545v1, whole genome shotgun sequence genome has a segment encoding these proteins:
- the LOC121567673 gene encoding uncharacterized protein LOC121567673: MAEVSRRLGSGVYRFSTIRNAPTHSLPSAEGQRHGTMSVVAATSILGARTCKAKVTGQGIYECQPVSTRDSQASSWEPESKNLKEKAQECTEVEHIDQILSSLKHENRLGYGTLPQVWSNCDLFLLDIEAIPAIKLATVQDSELRQSPLYLWPSVQPLSHGNLVTVHRMMCWNSRGVVMASFHPETFGSPQQLRAFSTVMLNLAEQQSGWFRPHPNLLHSTRAYNKNNKSDIPPLHRSRTAYYDILQVSPSATQSQIKTAYYKQSFIYHPDKNPDNEEATQRFSEISEAYSVLGSMALRRKYDRGILSGSDIQAAGRPSERESTSSTRASGPQQYQQQQRSRRFSNVGGKAMFDFDAFFQAHYGEQLMREKELRARKAHYQQKQQQDYKQWKLGKMLEMTVGVLLAMGGVIFFSITRS; this comes from the coding sequence ATGGCGGAGGTCAGTCGGAGGTTGGGGAGCGGAGTGTACAGATTTTCAACTATCAGAAACGCACCGACTCACTCCCTCCCCAGCGCCGAAGGCCAACGACACGGAACGATGTCAGTAGTAGCAGCAACCTCTATACTTGGAGCCAGAACCTGTAAAGCCAAGGTAACCGGCCAAGGGATTTACGAATGTCAGCCGGTGTCAACAAGGGACAGTCAGGCAAGTTCCTGGGAACCTGAAAGTAAAAACCTAAAAGAGAAGGCCCAGGAATGCACGGAGGTAGAGCACATTGATCAAATACTTTCTAGCCTAAAACACGAGAACAGGCTGGGGTATGGGACATTACCTCAAGTTTGGTCAAATTGTGATTTGTTTTTATTAGACATTGAGGCTATACCCGCTATCAAATTAGCAACTGTTCAGGATAGTGAGCTCAGACAGTCACCTTTGTACCTGTGGCCCAGTGTACAGCCTCTGTCCCATGGTAACCTAGTAACAGTGCACAGGATGATGTGTTGGAATAGCAGAGGCGTTGTCATGGCCAGCTTTCACCCTGAAACCTTTGGGTCACCTCAGCAGCTCCGAGCATTCAGCACGGTCATGCTCAACCTGGCAGAGCAGCAGTCAGGCTGGTTTAGACCTCACCCAAATCTCCTGCACTCCACCCGGGcttacaacaaaaacaacaagtcAGACATCCCGCCTCTTCACAGGAGCAGAACAGCCTACTATGACATCCTCCAAGTGTCCCCGAGCGCCACCCAATCCCAAATAAAGACAGCCTACTACAAGCAGTCGTTCATCTACCACCCAGACAAGAACCCCGACAACGAGGAGGCCACCCAGCGTTTCTCTGAGATCAGCGAGGCCTATAGCGTGCTGGGGAGCATGGCCCTGAGGAGGAAGTACGACCGCGGCATCCTCAGTGGGTCAGACATCCAGGCGGCCGGGAGACCCTCGGAACGGGAGTCCACCTCCAGCACCAGAGCCTCTGGCCCACAGCAGTATCAACAACAGCAGAGATCCCGGCGGTTCTCCAACGTTGGAGGGAAGGCCATGTTTGACTTTGATGCCTTCTTCCAGGCTCACTATGGAGAGCAGCTGATGAGGGAGAAGGAGCTGAGGGCCAGAAAGGCCCATTACCAGCAGAAACAGCAGCAGGATTATAAGCAGTGGAAGCTGGGGAAGATGTTGGAGATGACTGTAGGGGTGCTGTTGGCCATGGGAGGAGTCATCTTCTTCAGTATCACCAGGTCCTGA